A single window of Methanosphaera sp. DNA harbors:
- a CDS encoding TATA-box-binding protein, which yields MADVKIKVENIVASATLGKSLELPRIAPALENVEYNLEQFPGLVFKLKKPKTAALIFGSGKLVCTGAKCIDDSMKAIHMTVDKIRQLDPEIPQEFEIKIQNIVASANLGKVLNLEAVALDLENTEYEPEQFPGLVYRLEDPKVVLLLFGSGKVVCTGAKTADQALLGVQKTKERLIELYLIEE from the coding sequence ATGGCAGATGTAAAAATAAAAGTTGAAAATATAGTAGCATCCGCAACACTAGGTAAATCCTTAGAACTACCTAGAATCGCACCTGCTTTAGAAAACGTAGAATACAACCTAGAACAATTCCCTGGACTTGTATTTAAACTTAAAAAACCTAAAACAGCTGCTTTAATATTTGGATCTGGTAAATTAGTATGTACAGGGGCAAAATGTATCGACGATTCTATGAAAGCAATTCACATGACTGTGGATAAAATTAGACAACTCGATCCTGAAATCCCTCAAGAATTTGAAATAAAAATTCAAAACATCGTAGCATCAGCAAATCTAGGAAAAGTATTAAACCTAGAAGCAGTAGCATTAGATCTTGAAAATACAGAATATGAACCAGAACAATTCCCTGGATTAGTATACAGACTTGAAGATCCAAAAGTAGTATTACTATTATTCGGTTCAGGAAAAGTTGTATGTACTGGAGCAAAAACAGCTGATCAAGCATTATTAGGTGTTCAAAAAACAAAAGAACGCTTAATTGAATTATACTTAATTGAAGAATAA
- the cyaB gene encoding class IV adenylate cyclase, with protein MIEIEIKAKINDSKKAMEDLGKIGATYSHTERQHDIYFNAPDKDYAKTDEALRIRQIPDGDDFKRILTYKGPKINSKSKTRKEVEVEISDVDAMNEILVNLGFKASAIVSKIRRIFNYEDYTITLDKIEELGYYMEIEYVTDDEAKVDEMCDNIMGVFEKLGITDGFERTSYLELLEQVKDVSVKDNEE; from the coding sequence ATGATAGAAATTGAAATAAAAGCAAAAATTAATGATTCAAAAAAAGCAATGGAAGATCTAGGCAAAATTGGTGCAACATATTCACATACAGAAAGACAACATGACATCTACTTTAATGCACCAGATAAAGATTATGCAAAAACAGATGAAGCATTAAGAATACGTCAAATTCCTGATGGTGATGACTTTAAACGTATCCTAACATATAAAGGACCTAAAATCAACTCAAAAAGTAAAACAAGAAAAGAAGTAGAAGTTGAAATTTCAGATGTAGATGCTATGAATGAAATACTAGTAAATCTTGGATTTAAGGCATCTGCAATAGTATCTAAAATTAGACGTATATTTAACTATGAAGACTATACTATCACACTTGATAAGATTGAAGAATTAGGATACTACATGGAAATAGAATATGTAACAGATGATGAAGCTAAAGTTGATGAAATGTGTGATAATATAATGGGAGTATTTGAAAAATTAGGTATTACAGATGGTTTTGAAAGAACCTCCTATCTTGAACTTCTAGAACAAGTTAAAGATGTATCAGTTAAAGATAATGAAGAATAA
- a CDS encoding homocitrate synthase family protein, translating into MDRFVSIYNQEVEYDFPKKINIYDTTLRDGEQTPGVFFSVDEKLEIAHKLDELGVGQIEAGFPRVSENEKLAVKTIANEGLDAGIICLTRTKQEDIDAALDADVDGVITFMGLSDLHLEVKMNKPREEVNEICMNAVDYAKDHGLFVAFSAEDATRTELPKLIDIYKQAEEHKADRIHIADTTGSINPSAMRYLVRNIKKEINTEIALHCHNDFGMAVINCIAGLQEGASAISTTVNGIGERAGNTSLEELTMALKLLYNKDLGFKTEIIHELSTIVSKYSEIPIADNKPVVGNNIFRHESGIHVDAILKNPLAYEPYVPEMVGTKRQIVLGKHSGKAAVAEKLDTLNIKVDDAKLLETVDLVKKEREKGENITNEKFNEILQKANIDG; encoded by the coding sequence ATGGATAGATTTGTAAGTATATACAACCAAGAAGTAGAATACGATTTTCCTAAGAAAATAAACATATACGATACAACTCTAAGAGATGGAGAACAAACACCAGGTGTATTTTTCTCTGTTGATGAAAAATTAGAAATAGCACATAAACTCGATGAACTTGGAGTAGGCCAGATTGAAGCTGGATTTCCAAGAGTTTCAGAAAATGAAAAACTTGCAGTAAAAACTATTGCAAATGAAGGACTTGATGCAGGTATCATATGTCTTACACGTACAAAACAAGAAGATATAGATGCAGCTCTTGATGCAGATGTTGATGGAGTAATTACATTTATGGGACTATCTGATCTTCACCTAGAAGTTAAGATGAACAAACCAAGAGAAGAAGTAAATGAAATCTGTATGAATGCAGTAGACTATGCAAAAGATCATGGACTATTTGTAGCATTTTCAGCAGAAGATGCAACAAGAACAGAACTTCCAAAACTAATAGATATCTACAAACAAGCAGAAGAACATAAAGCAGACAGAATACACATCGCAGATACAACAGGATCAATAAATCCATCAGCAATGAGATATCTAGTACGTAATATTAAAAAAGAAATCAATACAGAAATTGCACTTCACTGTCACAACGACTTTGGAATGGCAGTAATTAACTGTATTGCAGGACTTCAAGAAGGTGCATCTGCAATTTCAACAACAGTAAATGGAATTGGTGAAAGAGCAGGAAACACATCACTTGAAGAGCTAACAATGGCACTTAAACTATTATATAACAAAGATCTTGGATTTAAAACAGAAATTATCCATGAACTATCAACAATTGTATCAAAATATAGTGAAATACCAATAGCAGACAACAAACCTGTAGTTGGAAATAACATATTTAGACATGAATCAGGAATACATGTAGATGCAATACTTAAAAATCCACTAGCATATGAACCATATGTACCTGAAATGGTTGGAACAAAAAGACAAATTGTACTAGGTAAACATTCAGGAAAAGCAGCAGTAGCAGAAAAACTTGACACATTAAATATAAAAGTTGACGATGCAAAACTTCTTGAAACTGTAGATCTTGTTAAAAAAGAAAGAGAAAAAGGAGAAAATATAACAAACGAAAAATTCAATGAAATACTCCAAAAAGCAAATATTGATGGATGA
- the hacA gene encoding homoaconitase large subunit has translation MNITEKILAKSANKTEVQPDETINANIDIAMSHDGTSPPTIKVFEKLTDKVWDPEKIVLVFDHNVPANTIGSAEFQQVVREFGKKQNIKNMYIQGEGVCHQVLPEMGHIKPSTVVVGADSHTCTYGAFGAFSTGLGATDLALVYATGQTWIKVPHSLKLNVNGTLGENTYSKDVILNIIKTLGSYGATYKALEFHGDTIDNMSPDARMTMTNMAIECGAKNGIMIPNKQTEEYLAARGVTDYEITTPDKDAEYEKVYDFDVDDLQPQVACPHNVDNVEDVDKVSGTTINQAVLGSCTNGRYEDLEQAAEILKGNKVHPDVQLLVFPASRKIYQDAIDSGIIQTLLDSNAIICNPGCGPCLGAHMGVMDDNMSCISTTNRNFLGRMGSAKSFVYLSNPKVVAASAIRGEITNPSDI, from the coding sequence ATGAATATAACTGAAAAAATACTGGCTAAATCTGCAAATAAAACAGAAGTGCAACCAGATGAAACAATAAATGCAAATATTGATATTGCAATGAGTCATGATGGTACATCACCACCTACAATTAAAGTATTTGAAAAACTAACAGACAAAGTATGGGATCCAGAGAAAATTGTACTTGTATTTGACCATAATGTACCTGCAAATACAATAGGATCAGCAGAATTCCAACAAGTAGTACGTGAATTTGGAAAAAAACAAAACATAAAAAACATGTACATACAAGGAGAAGGAGTATGTCACCAAGTACTACCAGAAATGGGACATATTAAGCCTTCAACTGTTGTTGTAGGTGCAGATTCACACACATGTACCTATGGTGCATTTGGTGCATTTTCAACAGGTCTTGGAGCAACAGATTTAGCATTAGTATATGCTACAGGACAAACATGGATTAAAGTACCACACTCACTTAAACTTAATGTTAATGGTACACTTGGTGAAAATACCTACTCAAAAGATGTTATATTAAATATCATTAAAACTCTTGGATCATACGGTGCAACATATAAGGCACTTGAATTTCATGGTGATACAATAGATAATATGTCACCTGATGCAAGAATGACAATGACAAATATGGCAATTGAATGTGGAGCAAAAAATGGTATAATGATACCAAATAAACAAACAGAAGAATATCTTGCAGCACGTGGTGTAACAGATTATGAAATTACAACACCAGATAAAGATGCAGAGTATGAAAAAGTATATGATTTTGATGTTGATGATTTACAACCACAAGTTGCATGTCCACACAATGTAGATAATGTTGAAGATGTAGATAAAGTAAGTGGAACTACAATTAACCAAGCAGTACTTGGTTCATGTACAAATGGACGTTATGAGGATTTAGAACAAGCAGCTGAAATTCTTAAAGGAAACAAAGTACATCCTGATGTTCAACTTCTAGTATTCCCTGCATCAAGAAAAATCTATCAAGATGCAATAGATTCAGGAATTATTCAAACACTCCTTGATTCAAATGCTATAATTTGTAATCCTGGTTGTGGACCATGTCTTGGTGCACATATGGGTGTAATGGATGATAATATGAGTTGTATTTCAACAACAAATAGAAACTTCCTTGGACGTATGGGTAGTGCAAAATCATTTGTATATCTATCAAATCCAAAAGTTGTAGCAGCATCAGCTATACGTGGTGAAATTACAAATCCTAGTGATATATAA